A portion of the Mesobacillus sp. AQ2 genome contains these proteins:
- a CDS encoding NADH-dependent flavin oxidoreductase, which translates to MDENYKPLFDSFSFPNGVSLKNRLVMAPMTNFSSNEDGTVTDAEVKYYARRSKGVSMVVTACTYVTRDGKGFKGEFGADTDEMIPSLRKLASAIKAEGAKAVLQIFHGGRECPPELVPDGDIVSASAVQSERNSAKAPRELTGEEVEKIISAFGETTRRAIEAGFDGVEIHGANGYLIQQFFSPHSNRREDQWGGSLEKRMAFPLAVIDEVKKVTAEHAREPFIVGYRFSPEEPEEPGITMADTLELIDALAAKNLDYLHVSLNDFWSKPRRGVDDDRSRMEIIHERVGNKVPVIGVGSLYSAEDVIKAFETGVPLLALGRELIIDPDWVEKVETGRENEIETKLDTGAQSRLVVPDPLWQAIVNTPGWFPGVQ; encoded by the coding sequence ATGGATGAAAATTATAAACCGTTATTCGATTCGTTTTCATTTCCAAATGGAGTCAGCTTGAAGAATAGACTTGTCATGGCGCCGATGACAAATTTCTCATCCAATGAGGATGGAACCGTGACAGACGCAGAGGTAAAGTATTATGCCCGACGCTCAAAAGGAGTCAGCATGGTCGTGACGGCATGTACATACGTGACCAGGGATGGGAAAGGCTTCAAAGGTGAGTTTGGCGCAGATACAGATGAGATGATTCCAAGTCTGCGCAAGCTGGCTTCAGCCATAAAGGCGGAAGGCGCAAAAGCGGTTCTGCAAATTTTCCATGGTGGCCGCGAATGTCCGCCAGAACTGGTGCCGGATGGAGATATCGTCAGCGCAAGTGCCGTTCAGTCAGAGCGGAACAGCGCGAAAGCACCGCGTGAGTTGACAGGAGAAGAAGTTGAGAAGATCATTTCTGCCTTCGGAGAGACCACCCGCCGGGCAATCGAGGCAGGCTTTGATGGAGTCGAAATCCATGGAGCCAATGGGTATTTGATCCAGCAATTCTTCTCTCCCCATTCGAACAGGCGTGAAGATCAATGGGGTGGCTCACTGGAAAAAAGGATGGCCTTTCCGCTGGCGGTTATTGATGAGGTGAAAAAAGTAACAGCTGAGCATGCCAGGGAACCGTTCATCGTCGGATACAGATTCTCGCCGGAAGAGCCGGAGGAGCCTGGTATCACAATGGCAGACACCCTTGAGTTGATCGATGCACTCGCAGCAAAAAATCTCGATTACCTGCACGTATCATTGAATGATTTCTGGTCCAAACCGAGGAGAGGTGTGGATGATGACCGTTCACGGATGGAAATCATTCACGAACGAGTCGGTAATAAAGTACCTGTCATTGGTGTGGGATCACTATACAGTGCTGAGGATGTGATTAAGGCATTCGAAACAGGAGTACCGCTGCTCGCGCTTGGCCGTGAACTGATCATTGATCCGGATTGGGTAGAGAAGGTCGAAACCGGCCGTGAAAATGAAATTGAAACGAAGCTTGATACAGGTGCGCAGTCACGCCTCGTCGTACCGGATCCATTATGGCAGGCAATCGTCAATACACCAGGCTGGTTTCCAGGTGTACAATAA
- a CDS encoding Glu/Leu/Phe/Val dehydrogenase: protein MLDLFEEMKEHGHEQVIFNYDKATGLKSIVAIHDTTLGPALGGCRMWDYESTGEALRDVLRLSKGMTYKCGVSGVTYGGGKAVIIGDPKSEKSDELFQAFGSFIETLKGRFYTGTDVGTVGMDFVSAAKQTSYLVGLPEEYGGSGNSAIITAYGVWKAIKATAKEIFGTDSLAGRKIAVQGLGKVGRFLVGHLHDEGANLVVTDIFEENVKEVLEQYPDIETVEPLDIYTLECDIFSPNALGAVINDITVPKLKCLAVAGAANNVLAEERHGDMLHQKGILYAPDYVANAGGLIQVADELHEYSKERAFKNANMIYDILGKIYKIAKNHDIPTYKAANILVEEKIEKISRIQSKYR from the coding sequence ATGCTCGATCTTTTTGAAGAAATGAAGGAACACGGCCATGAACAGGTGATTTTCAATTATGACAAAGCCACCGGTCTGAAATCGATTGTTGCGATCCACGATACAACTCTTGGTCCTGCACTGGGCGGCTGCCGGATGTGGGATTATGAGTCGACCGGTGAAGCACTGCGGGATGTATTGCGCCTTTCCAAAGGGATGACCTATAAATGCGGAGTTTCAGGAGTGACATACGGGGGCGGTAAGGCTGTCATCATCGGCGATCCCAAGTCTGAAAAATCGGATGAACTTTTCCAGGCTTTTGGCTCTTTTATCGAAACATTGAAAGGGCGCTTTTACACAGGGACAGATGTAGGAACTGTCGGCATGGATTTCGTGTCCGCAGCAAAGCAAACCTCCTATCTGGTCGGGCTGCCGGAAGAATATGGAGGCAGCGGCAACTCTGCAATCATCACGGCCTATGGCGTGTGGAAAGCGATTAAAGCGACAGCAAAAGAGATATTCGGTACGGATTCACTGGCGGGGCGCAAAATTGCTGTGCAGGGGCTTGGCAAAGTTGGTCGCTTCCTGGTGGGACATCTTCATGATGAAGGAGCAAACCTGGTCGTCACAGATATTTTTGAGGAAAATGTTAAAGAAGTTCTAGAACAATATCCGGATATTGAGACAGTTGAACCTTTGGACATATACACCTTAGAATGCGATATTTTTTCACCGAATGCTCTTGGCGCTGTAATCAATGACATCACGGTTCCAAAACTGAAATGCCTGGCGGTGGCCGGTGCTGCCAACAATGTTCTGGCAGAAGAACGCCACGGCGACATGCTGCATCAGAAAGGAATCCTTTACGCACCTGACTATGTCGCCAATGCAGGCGGGCTGATCCAGGTAGCGGATGAATTGCATGAGTACAGCAAGGAACGGGCATTCAAGAATGCAAACATGATCTATGACATCCTCGGAAAAATCTACAAAATCGCCAAAAATCACGATATACCAACGTATAAAGCTGCAAATATATTAGTAGAAGAGAAGATTGAAAAAATCAGCAGGATCCAGAGCAAGTACAGATGA
- a CDS encoding phosphate acyltransferase produces MRYRNFREVIAEAQTRPPVKMSIAAAHDLDVLVAVKAAFELGIIEPCLVGDLQRIFELANELGFSIEGFPVYPAYTEKENAHIAAKLASDGHVQAIMKGFVNSTPFLKGVLDKDLYLKTGRVISHLSVFDIPGSEQLICMTDGGLNIAPDFQGKKQIILNAVEFLIGIGVDQPRVAILAANERVSEKMPVTVEADELAIQVKKESSQPLLIEGPLPLDLAISRESLLHKGLDSELGGMADLLIVPTIEAGNFLGKAITYFARGTMAGIVLGARVPLILNSRSDSAEAKLASIALAVVSASNSTVSV; encoded by the coding sequence ATGCGCTATCGAAACTTTAGGGAGGTCATTGCAGAAGCACAGACAAGGCCGCCGGTAAAAATGAGCATCGCGGCTGCCCATGACCTCGATGTGCTCGTCGCTGTAAAGGCGGCTTTCGAGCTGGGAATCATTGAACCATGCCTCGTCGGGGATCTGCAAAGAATCTTTGAGCTGGCAAATGAACTGGGTTTTTCAATAGAGGGATTTCCTGTCTATCCTGCCTATACAGAGAAGGAGAATGCCCACATCGCTGCCAAGCTGGCAAGTGATGGACATGTTCAGGCAATCATGAAAGGATTTGTGAACAGCACGCCATTTTTAAAAGGGGTGCTGGATAAGGACCTTTATTTAAAAACAGGCCGCGTGATCAGCCACCTTTCCGTATTCGATATACCAGGAAGTGAGCAGCTTATTTGCATGACAGATGGTGGCCTCAATATAGCACCGGATTTTCAGGGGAAAAAGCAGATCATTCTGAATGCAGTCGAGTTTCTCATTGGGATTGGAGTGGACCAGCCGCGGGTTGCGATTCTGGCAGCAAATGAACGTGTCAGCGAGAAAATGCCTGTAACTGTCGAAGCAGACGAACTGGCTATCCAGGTAAAAAAGGAATCCAGCCAGCCGTTGTTGATCGAAGGTCCGCTTCCATTAGACCTGGCGATCAGCAGGGAATCGCTTTTACACAAAGGGCTTGACAGCGAACTTGGCGGGATGGCAGACTTGCTGATTGTCCCAACCATTGAGGCAGGCAATTTCCTTGGCAAAGCTATAACATATTTCGCCAGAGGAACGATGGCGGGAATCGTACTTGGAGCCAGGGTGCCATTGATTTTGAACTCACGGTCAGATTCAGCTGAGGCAAAATTAGCCTCCATTGCCCTTGCTGTCGTTTCTGCTTCAAACTCAACGGTCAGCGTATGA
- the buk gene encoding butyrate kinase has product MNILAINPGSTSTKLAVYENEKLLFEETIRHDDDELMKLGDLTAQLPYRLDAIMGVMRIRDFKLSSLDAIVGRGGMLKPMTSGTYTVDDYLLEDARSGKYGNHASNLGSIIAVEIAEEYQLPAFIVDPVGIDELIDEARISGLADIERKSHAHALNIKAVSRKIAAETGKKLAETSFVVAHLGGGISVAALKGGRMIDVNNADNEGPFSPERAGGLPAKQLVQLCFSGKYSEKELLQRMTKKGGIYSYLGTKSVIEVEQRVQTGDPEASLILKAMVHQIGKEIGAMATVLDGKADGIILTGGISQSEMITDWIREKVSFIGEVFVIPGEAEMEALALGALRVLTGHEKAKIY; this is encoded by the coding sequence ATGAATATTTTAGCGATTAACCCCGGATCAACCTCTACGAAGCTGGCTGTTTACGAAAATGAAAAATTGCTGTTTGAAGAGACAATCCGGCATGATGATGATGAACTCATGAAGCTGGGGGATTTGACAGCCCAGCTTCCATATCGGCTTGATGCCATAATGGGGGTCATGAGGATACGGGATTTCAAGCTTTCTTCACTGGACGCTATTGTTGGCCGGGGAGGAATGCTAAAGCCGATGACCAGCGGGACCTATACTGTTGATGATTACCTGCTGGAAGACGCCCGTTCAGGCAAATATGGCAATCATGCATCCAATCTCGGTTCCATCATCGCTGTGGAAATAGCCGAAGAATATCAGCTGCCTGCCTTTATCGTCGATCCTGTCGGTATCGATGAATTGATTGATGAAGCGAGGATTTCCGGTTTAGCGGATATTGAGAGGAAGAGCCATGCCCATGCGCTCAACATCAAGGCGGTATCCCGTAAGATTGCAGCTGAGACTGGGAAGAAATTAGCTGAAACAAGTTTTGTTGTCGCGCATCTCGGCGGAGGCATTTCGGTTGCGGCGTTAAAGGGCGGCAGGATGATCGATGTGAACAATGCCGATAACGAGGGTCCATTCTCTCCAGAGAGGGCAGGCGGACTGCCGGCAAAGCAGCTTGTCCAGCTTTGTTTTTCAGGGAAATACAGTGAAAAGGAATTGCTCCAGAGGATGACAAAGAAGGGCGGGATTTATTCCTATCTGGGTACAAAAAGTGTCATTGAAGTTGAGCAACGTGTTCAGACTGGGGACCCTGAAGCATCTCTTATATTGAAGGCAATGGTTCATCAGATAGGAAAAGAAATCGGGGCAATGGCAACCGTTCTGGATGGAAAGGCAGACGGCATCATTCTTACGGGGGGCATCTCTCAATCAGAAATGATCACAGATTGGATCCGCGAGAAAGTGAGTTTCATAGGAGAAGTATTTGTCATCCCTGGTGAAGCAGAAATGGAAGCTCTGGCATTGGGTGCCTTGAGAGTGCTGACAGGGCACGAAAAAGCAAAAATATATTAG
- a CDS encoding ketopantoate reductase family protein, whose product MKILIVGAGAIGGYFGGRLLEKGADVTFLVREKRHKQLKENGLAVSSIHGDLHFPDPQTIGAESQAELFDVILVSTKSYHLDGAIESIRPFVGDSTMILPLLNGIAHLDALTEAFGAEKVIGGLCFIETTLDESGKVIQTSPIQDLVFGELNDKRSERILKLQAAFDDTKANFRLSEKIEQEMWQKYLFITSLSGITSLFRSPIGPIRDQTQGAETIKRLLYETVEIMTAIGAPLSEGAKDATWNRLNEIGHGMKSSLQRDMEKSLPTEGDHLFGYLLKKAAELRIDAPTLSAVYANVDIYDSLLSS is encoded by the coding sequence ATGAAAATATTAATCGTTGGTGCCGGTGCGATTGGCGGTTATTTCGGCGGAAGGCTTTTGGAAAAAGGAGCGGATGTAACATTTCTTGTGCGTGAGAAACGGCATAAGCAGCTCAAGGAAAACGGACTGGCTGTTTCCAGCATTCACGGCGATCTGCATTTTCCTGACCCGCAGACAATTGGAGCGGAGTCGCAAGCTGAGCTGTTTGATGTCATTCTCGTTTCCACCAAATCCTATCATTTGGATGGCGCGATTGAAAGCATTCGTCCATTCGTTGGCGACAGTACGATGATTCTCCCTTTGCTGAACGGAATTGCTCATCTTGATGCTTTAACCGAAGCTTTCGGGGCGGAAAAGGTGATTGGCGGGCTATGTTTTATCGAAACGACCCTTGATGAAAGCGGAAAGGTGATCCAAACCAGTCCGATTCAGGATTTGGTATTTGGAGAACTGAACGATAAACGTTCAGAAAGAATCCTAAAACTGCAAGCTGCTTTTGACGATACGAAGGCTAACTTCCGTCTTTCAGAGAAAATTGAACAGGAAATGTGGCAAAAATACTTATTCATCACATCATTAAGCGGCATCACCTCACTTTTCAGATCCCCTATCGGTCCCATTCGGGATCAAACGCAGGGAGCGGAAACGATTAAACGCCTGCTGTATGAGACGGTCGAGATCATGACGGCGATTGGTGCCCCGCTTTCCGAGGGGGCTAAGGATGCGACATGGAACAGGCTGAACGAAATTGGCCACGGCATGAAGTCCTCCCTCCAGCGTGATATGGAAAAATCACTCCCGACAGAAGGAGACCACCTATTTGGCTATTTGCTGAAGAAGGCAGCCGAGCTTAGGATAGACGCACCTACTCTGTCTGCTGTTTATGCGAATGTTGATATTTACGATAGTTTGCTCTCCTCTTGA
- a CDS encoding carbon starvation CstA family protein, whose protein sequence is MYTFLAGIALLIVGYFTYGKFVEKVFGVNEGRSTPAYTHKDDVDYVPMSTSKNSLIQLLNIAGVGPIFGPIMGALYGPVAFLWIVLGAIFAGAVHDYLTGMISIRNRGAHLPELAGKFLGKVMKHVVNAFAVLLLLLVGTVFVTAPAGLLHTLMDGKVTMGIIVAAIFVYYILATLLPVDKIIGRLYPIFGALLLISAVGVGAMLVITGAPIPELSLTNFHPDNAAIFPLLFLTISCGALSGFHATQTPIISRTTQNEKQGRKIFYGMMIAEGVIAMIWAAAAMSLFDGYNGLNDMLANGGPAAIVSEASTLMLGAIGGTLAVLGVIVLPITSGDTAFRSARMIIADYFNFSQKKFTSRLWIAVPLFVISFALTKVDFTILWRYFSWANQSTAVIALWVGAMYLFIAKKNYWIAMIPGMFMTAAVTSYILNAQIGFGMSLTVSNIGALIVTAVITVMFFNAAKKARAKNIPLDEDISNYNKVA, encoded by the coding sequence ATGTATACCTTTCTAGCTGGTATTGCACTTTTAATCGTTGGTTATTTTACTTATGGAAAGTTTGTAGAAAAGGTTTTCGGCGTGAACGAGGGTCGTTCCACTCCGGCTTATACACATAAGGATGACGTTGACTATGTGCCAATGTCGACAAGCAAGAACTCACTGATCCAGCTGCTTAACATCGCTGGTGTCGGCCCGATTTTCGGACCGATCATGGGTGCTTTATATGGACCGGTCGCTTTCCTATGGATCGTTCTTGGCGCTATTTTCGCCGGTGCTGTCCATGACTACCTCACAGGGATGATTTCCATCCGCAACCGAGGTGCCCACCTTCCTGAACTTGCAGGAAAATTCCTTGGTAAGGTCATGAAACACGTTGTCAATGCTTTCGCGGTCCTTCTTTTGCTTTTGGTTGGTACCGTGTTCGTCACTGCTCCGGCTGGTTTGCTTCATACTTTGATGGACGGAAAGGTAACAATGGGTATCATCGTTGCCGCAATTTTTGTTTACTATATTTTAGCGACTTTGCTTCCTGTAGATAAAATCATTGGCCGCTTGTATCCAATCTTCGGTGCATTGCTTTTGATCAGTGCGGTTGGAGTAGGCGCAATGCTGGTGATTACAGGTGCACCGATTCCTGAATTATCATTAACGAATTTCCATCCTGATAATGCAGCGATTTTCCCGCTGTTGTTCTTAACAATCTCTTGCGGAGCGCTGTCAGGTTTCCATGCAACACAAACACCAATCATTTCACGTACTACACAAAATGAAAAACAAGGACGCAAGATTTTCTACGGCATGATGATCGCTGAAGGTGTGATTGCGATGATCTGGGCTGCTGCTGCAATGAGCTTGTTCGATGGCTACAATGGCCTGAACGATATGTTGGCAAACGGCGGACCAGCTGCAATCGTAAGCGAAGCTTCCACATTGATGCTTGGCGCAATCGGCGGAACACTTGCTGTACTAGGTGTAATTGTACTGCCAATCACTTCTGGTGATACTGCATTCCGAAGCGCACGTATGATCATTGCTGACTACTTTAACTTTTCTCAAAAGAAATTCACTAGCCGTCTTTGGATCGCTGTTCCGTTATTCGTTATCTCTTTCGCACTGACAAAAGTAGATTTCACAATTTTATGGAGATACTTCTCCTGGGCAAACCAGTCAACTGCGGTCATCGCGCTGTGGGTTGGTGCCATGTACCTGTTCATCGCCAAGAAGAACTACTGGATCGCAATGATTCCTGGCATGTTCATGACAGCTGCCGTCACATCTTATATCCTTAATGCACAAATCGGTTTCGGTATGTCTCTGACAGTTTCCAATATTGGAGCGCTAATCGTCACAGCTGTCATCACGGTCATGTTCTTCAACGCTGCTAAAAAAGCACGTGCTAAAAACATCCCGCTTGATGAAGACATCTCCAACTACAACAAGGTGGCGTAA
- a CDS encoding LytTR family DNA-binding domain-containing protein encodes MDNSIRVLIADDEMYSRDELKHLLKAFSSIQVVGEAETGEAAIVKALQLHPDVVFLDVEMPKMNGMEAAKSLMSLKKAPLIVFATAYPQFAAEAFRYEAVDYLLKPYDENQLSETILRIEKHFLQPSAQEAGKPSGKLAVEGDGEIFYLEPKDILYISREEKFSKIVTEAKEYETKTPLKELESRLLPYSFFRIHKSYLVNLEYVTRLTPWFNGAYQLEIKGRDEMLSVSRNYVKALRTQLEL; translated from the coding sequence ATGGACAATAGTATTCGGGTATTGATAGCAGATGATGAAATGTACAGCCGGGATGAACTGAAACATTTATTGAAAGCTTTCTCTTCCATCCAGGTCGTCGGCGAAGCAGAGACCGGTGAGGCCGCAATCGTCAAAGCCCTGCAGCTCCATCCAGATGTGGTTTTCCTCGATGTCGAAATGCCAAAGATGAACGGTATGGAAGCTGCTAAATCACTCATGTCTTTAAAAAAAGCCCCATTGATCGTTTTCGCCACCGCCTATCCGCAATTTGCGGCTGAGGCATTTCGGTATGAAGCGGTTGATTACTTGCTGAAGCCATATGACGAAAATCAGCTGAGCGAAACCATCCTCAGAATTGAAAAGCATTTCCTCCAGCCGTCCGCGCAAGAGGCAGGAAAACCATCTGGCAAGCTTGCAGTTGAAGGAGATGGCGAAATCTTTTATCTCGAGCCAAAAGATATCCTTTATATTTCCCGGGAAGAGAAATTTTCAAAAATCGTAACTGAAGCAAAAGAGTATGAAACAAAAACTCCATTAAAAGAACTTGAAAGCCGGCTCCTTCCTTATTCCTTTTTCCGGATCCATAAAAGCTATCTTGTGAACCTGGAATATGTCACCCGGCTCACTCCATGGTTCAACGGTGCTTATCAGCTTGAAATCAAGGGCCGGGATGAAATGCTGTCAGTGAGCCGCAATTATGTAAAGGCATTAAGGACCCAGCTTGAACTATAA
- a CDS encoding sensor histidine kinase, with amino-acid sequence MFELLITMLERLGIIVTIAFILTRFRFFRGLIYHDSLNRRQQYFAIIFFGFFGIIGTYSGMSFSTDNLQFNPWASDLASDEAIANSRVIGIVIAGLLGGYKVGIGAGLIAGLHRFTLGGFTAFACGLAAIVAGVISGRFQKKKNNINLRTAFLVGAIAETVQMMIILLIAKPYHQAQTLVEIIGVPMILANGLGSALFLMVIKNVVSEEEKTGALLAQKTLRIADQTLAYLRKGINADSAQAVCQILHNEVQTSAVAMTNKKEILAHIGLADDHHRSTSPIQTQITRDVLKTGKLVVANDETIHCRDKSCPLGAAVIAPLKHRDETIGTLKFYFKSEKEITNVVIELISGLSNLLSNQLESAEAEKAYQLAKEAEVKALQAQISPHFLFNSMNVITSLIRIDPNKARTLLVSLSHFLRQNLNATTVTTTTLEQELRHVKAYLSIEEARFVEKLKVTYDIEDDALLVKIPPLTLQPIVENAVKHGIKNMDQDCHIRISIQKEQNGTIVSVEDNGQGMSKERMNQLGKQMIESETGSGIALFNVNRRLAMNFGEESCLKIDSEPGKGTKISFMIPQSEER; translated from the coding sequence ATGTTTGAATTACTCATCACAATGCTCGAGCGTCTGGGCATCATTGTGACAATTGCCTTCATTTTAACGAGGTTCCGCTTTTTCCGCGGGTTGATTTACCATGATTCGCTGAACCGCCGACAGCAATATTTTGCGATTATCTTCTTTGGGTTTTTCGGGATCATTGGTACATATTCCGGGATGAGCTTTTCTACTGATAACCTGCAGTTCAACCCATGGGCTTCTGATCTTGCTTCAGATGAGGCGATTGCCAATTCGCGTGTCATCGGCATTGTCATCGCCGGACTGCTTGGAGGATACAAGGTTGGGATTGGCGCAGGGCTTATTGCAGGACTGCATCGTTTTACGCTCGGCGGCTTTACTGCTTTTGCCTGCGGACTTGCGGCAATCGTTGCCGGCGTCATTTCCGGACGTTTTCAAAAAAAGAAAAATAATATCAACCTGAGAACAGCCTTTCTTGTCGGGGCAATTGCCGAGACGGTGCAAATGATGATCATCCTCTTGATCGCGAAGCCTTATCATCAGGCGCAAACTCTCGTTGAAATCATCGGTGTCCCCATGATTCTCGCGAACGGCCTTGGCTCTGCACTATTTTTGATGGTCATAAAAAATGTTGTTTCCGAAGAAGAAAAGACTGGAGCGCTGCTTGCCCAGAAAACGCTGCGGATTGCCGATCAGACACTTGCATACTTGCGCAAAGGAATCAACGCGGATTCTGCGCAGGCAGTCTGTCAGATATTACATAATGAAGTCCAGACAAGCGCGGTTGCGATGACGAATAAGAAGGAAATTCTGGCCCATATCGGCCTGGCTGATGACCATCACCGTTCAACCAGCCCGATCCAGACACAGATTACCAGGGATGTGCTGAAAACCGGCAAACTGGTCGTCGCCAATGATGAGACAATTCATTGCCGGGACAAGAGCTGCCCGCTCGGCGCCGCGGTGATTGCTCCGTTAAAGCACCGTGATGAAACAATTGGCACCCTTAAGTTCTATTTTAAATCGGAAAAAGAAATCACCAATGTCGTCATTGAATTGATCTCCGGACTGAGCAACTTGCTCAGCAACCAGCTCGAATCCGCCGAAGCCGAAAAAGCTTATCAGCTTGCCAAGGAAGCCGAGGTAAAGGCCCTTCAGGCCCAAATCAGCCCCCACTTCCTTTTCAACTCAATGAATGTCATAACCTCGCTGATCAGGATTGACCCAAATAAAGCGAGGACGCTTCTGGTTTCGCTTTCCCATTTCCTGCGGCAAAACCTGAATGCCACGACAGTGACGACTACCACACTTGAACAGGAATTGCGTCATGTGAAGGCCTATCTTTCAATCGAAGAGGCTCGTTTTGTCGAGAAACTGAAGGTTACTTATGATATTGAGGATGACGCCCTGCTTGTCAAAATTCCGCCGCTGACATTGCAGCCGATCGTCGAAAACGCAGTGAAGCACGGCATCAAGAATATGGACCAGGATTGCCATATCCGTATTTCCATCCAAAAAGAGCAAAATGGCACAATCGTTTCAGTTGAAGATAATGGACAAGGAATGAGCAAAGAACGGATGAATCAACTTGGAAAGCAAATGATTGAATCTGAAACGGGAAGCGGGATTGCCCTTTTCAACGTCAATAGGAGGCTTGCGATGAACTTCGGCGAAGAATCGTGTCTGAAGATTGACAGCGAACCGGGAAAAGGTACAAAGATTTCTTTTATGATTCCACAATCGGAGGAACGATAG
- a CDS encoding DUF421 domain-containing protein, with protein sequence METILTTILRTLLGFGVLFLLTRVLGKKQLSQMTFFTYITGIALGNIAGDMVVHRDIKLIDGVTGLALWALLTLTIEYIALKSPKARILLDGEPTIIIKQGKINEKAMKSNKLNMDDLTMLLRIKNVFSIKEVDYAILEPNGQISVLKKVEYENVINKDSGIPLTPRKYLPSELVVDGRIVKKNLKELSLSEDWLTNELKKKGFNRLEEVFYAELESDGTVVAEQRSK encoded by the coding sequence ATGGAAACCATTTTAACTACCATATTGAGAACCCTTTTAGGCTTTGGTGTATTATTCCTTCTTACTCGTGTACTTGGCAAAAAGCAGCTCAGCCAAATGACCTTTTTTACTTATATCACCGGAATTGCTCTGGGAAATATAGCTGGTGATATGGTTGTACATAGAGACATTAAACTAATTGATGGTGTTACCGGTTTAGCGCTCTGGGCTTTATTAACGCTTACTATCGAATACATCGCCCTAAAATCCCCTAAGGCAAGAATTTTGCTGGACGGGGAACCGACCATCATTATCAAACAGGGAAAAATAAATGAAAAAGCAATGAAGTCCAATAAGCTAAATATGGATGATCTAACGATGCTGCTAAGAATTAAAAATGTATTTTCAATAAAAGAAGTCGATTATGCAATCCTTGAACCAAATGGACAAATCAGTGTTTTAAAGAAAGTGGAATATGAAAATGTCATAAATAAAGATTCTGGCATCCCCCTTACACCAAGAAAATACCTGCCTTCTGAACTGGTTGTTGATGGCCGTATCGTTAAAAAGAATCTAAAGGAATTAAGCTTGAGTGAAGACTGGCTGACAAATGAATTAAAAAAGAAAGGGTTCAATCGGCTGGAGGAAGTATTTTATGCTGAGCTCGAGAGTGATGGAACAGTCGTTGCAGAACAACGCTCTAAATAA
- a CDS encoding DUF4097 domain-containing protein, with translation MKRILVIFLVITGAYIGWNYLFDGDGLNFARAKDSVKVSNGTEKISIDVSSVATKIVPEDRDDVHAELEGKGSVKVKRHGDEIQVCVKRRGFFWFNWFEMDRTSLTVYIPDHFDKDMDIELGSGKIDFIGKSADQPVKLRNLAINIGSGSMNLENFVVGNLEHQSSSGEVNMNSIDASKSSFDVSSGSVQVKNFTGKLDGNVSSGELEIQMNKLIDDVDLNVSSGYIELDLPDEADFTLNGKISSGNLSSDFPLKNKEASKNRIYGKYGSGKYQINADVSSGNLKIK, from the coding sequence ATGAAGCGGATTTTAGTTATTTTCCTTGTGATTACCGGGGCTTATATCGGGTGGAATTATCTGTTTGACGGGGATGGACTGAACTTTGCCAGAGCAAAAGACTCAGTGAAGGTGAGCAATGGTACGGAAAAGATCTCGATTGATGTTTCCAGTGTCGCGACGAAGATTGTGCCAGAGGACCGTGATGATGTGCACGCTGAACTTGAAGGCAAAGGCTCGGTAAAAGTCAAGCGCCATGGGGATGAAATACAGGTATGTGTTAAGCGAAGAGGATTCTTCTGGTTCAATTGGTTTGAGATGGACAGGACATCACTCACCGTCTATATCCCGGATCATTTTGACAAGGATATGGACATTGAGCTCGGCTCCGGAAAAATCGATTTCATAGGTAAATCAGCCGACCAGCCTGTGAAACTGAGAAACCTGGCAATCAATATTGGTTCAGGCAGCATGAACCTGGAAAATTTCGTTGTTGGAAATTTGGAGCATCAGAGTTCATCAGGTGAGGTTAACATGAATTCGATTGATGCCAGTAAAAGTTCATTTGATGTCAGTTCCGGAAGCGTCCAGGTCAAAAATTTTACCGGCAAGCTTGACGGGAATGTCTCATCGGGAGAGTTGGAAATCCAGATGAACAAGTTAATCGATGATGTTGACTTGAACGTCAGTTCTGGTTATATCGAATTGGATTTGCCTGATGAAGCAGATTTTACTCTGAATGGAAAAATAAGCAGCGGCAACCTATCAAGCGATTTTCCGCTAAAAAATAAAGAGGCATCCAAAAACCGAATTTACGGGAAATACGGAAGCGGGAAATACCAAATCAACGCCGATGTTTCAAGCGGGAATCTCAAAATAAAGTAA